From Humisphaera borealis, the proteins below share one genomic window:
- a CDS encoding GumC family protein, with protein sequence MVTPPQYQLPGPGSGEPVESKSPSEWLLLLFWRQKWVLILAMLVAGLGAFAYLRVATPLFTSTSKLLVRPASTIVLTQSQGGPSASNAGNFTNTQMEVIRSDAVLSLAGAMLTENTQTRGKVPTRTQALREVIDVELDRNTDIIAVTSKDKSAAEAAAITDTVVNAYIKFATSRRDVSSMPEMMQRYEAELAAADKELKKKQEELQKLESEHGPSIRQDERNSLEQRRLDSLNSQLITTELELKNAERDAGAARRALGRMASSRPAGAADPLEQEVELGIASPQEQQALRLEILQAQSQLGELQQRYGPEHPSVKTLERRLKRLNTIYLLSIERREDTLRRQTDLLRTQYNEAKQEILKLNTHAYAYTVARSEMDKLRQIRDQYDAKIREMKLERDTGGISIDVIDQARPAEKPALPDHRKVMVIAIAMGLVLGMVLAALREWLDDRMRSANEIRSSLGMPLLAVIPQSSTKRSFSVSGQRVLLDPASDAAEAYRALRSAIQFSAPAGLRTLMISSPCSGDGKTTLTTNLGIAWAQSGKKVCIVDCDLRKPSVHDVFSMKTTAGLSTLLSGRSTLENTLQHTSVGGLDVLPCGPVPANPAEILNSQEFGTTLETLADKYDIVLLDSSPVMSASDARVIAASTDATLIVLTAQSAHRRSTEQTRDALESVGARVIGLVVNDIPRKGAGNYGGPRSMRTLVPGLTSQEFDVLQARK encoded by the coding sequence TTGGTTACCCCTCCCCAATATCAACTCCCCGGCCCCGGAAGCGGTGAGCCTGTCGAATCGAAGAGCCCCAGCGAATGGCTGCTTCTTCTGTTCTGGCGTCAGAAGTGGGTGCTGATCCTGGCGATGCTGGTCGCCGGCCTGGGAGCGTTTGCGTACCTGCGCGTCGCGACACCACTGTTTACAAGCACCTCCAAGCTCCTAGTGCGCCCGGCATCGACGATCGTGCTGACCCAGTCGCAGGGCGGGCCGTCGGCGTCGAACGCCGGCAACTTCACGAATACGCAGATGGAAGTGATCCGCAGCGATGCGGTGCTCTCGTTGGCCGGGGCGATGCTGACCGAAAACACGCAGACGCGTGGGAAGGTTCCGACCCGGACACAGGCGCTGCGGGAAGTGATCGACGTCGAGCTGGACCGAAACACCGACATCATCGCCGTCACCTCAAAAGACAAGTCCGCCGCCGAAGCCGCCGCCATCACCGACACGGTGGTGAATGCGTACATCAAGTTCGCCACAAGCCGTCGTGACGTCAGCAGCATGCCCGAGATGATGCAGCGGTACGAGGCGGAGCTCGCCGCCGCTGACAAGGAGCTCAAGAAGAAGCAGGAAGAGCTGCAGAAGCTCGAGAGCGAACACGGCCCGTCGATTCGTCAGGACGAGCGTAACAGCCTGGAACAGCGCCGGCTCGATTCGCTTAACTCGCAGTTGATCACGACGGAACTGGAACTGAAGAACGCCGAGCGCGACGCCGGTGCCGCCCGAAGGGCGCTGGGTCGCATGGCATCCTCACGGCCGGCCGGAGCCGCCGACCCGCTTGAGCAGGAAGTCGAACTGGGCATCGCTTCGCCGCAGGAACAGCAGGCCCTTCGCCTTGAGATTCTCCAGGCACAGTCCCAGCTCGGCGAACTGCAGCAGCGGTACGGGCCGGAGCATCCGTCGGTCAAGACGCTGGAGCGTCGGCTCAAGCGGCTGAACACGATCTACCTGCTCAGCATCGAGCGTCGCGAAGATACGCTTCGACGCCAGACCGATCTTCTTCGCACCCAGTACAACGAAGCGAAGCAGGAAATCCTCAAGCTAAACACCCACGCATACGCCTACACCGTGGCCAGGTCCGAAATGGACAAGCTGCGGCAGATCCGCGACCAGTACGACGCCAAGATTCGCGAGATGAAGCTCGAGCGCGACACCGGCGGTATCTCGATCGACGTGATCGATCAGGCCCGCCCGGCCGAGAAGCCCGCGCTTCCGGACCACCGCAAGGTCATGGTCATCGCGATCGCGATGGGCCTGGTCCTTGGCATGGTGCTGGCGGCGCTGCGGGAATGGCTCGACGACCGCATGCGGTCGGCCAACGAAATCCGCAGCAGCCTGGGCATGCCGCTGCTGGCGGTCATCCCCCAGAGCTCGACCAAGCGAAGCTTCTCCGTCAGCGGCCAGCGCGTGCTGCTCGACCCGGCGTCCGATGCGGCCGAGGCCTATCGGGCGCTGCGCTCGGCGATTCAGTTCTCCGCGCCTGCCGGGCTTCGCACGCTGATGATCTCCAGCCCCTGCAGCGGCGACGGCAAGACCACCCTGACGACCAACCTGGGCATCGCCTGGGCGCAGTCGGGCAAGAAGGTCTGCATCGTTGATTGCGACCTCCGCAAGCCTTCCGTGCATGACGTCTTCTCGATGAAAACGACCGCCGGGCTTTCCACGCTCCTGTCGGGACGATCGACGCTGGAGAACACGCTTCAGCACACGAGCGTCGGCGGACTGGACGTGCTGCCGTGCGGTCCCGTCCCGGCCAATCCGGCTGAAATCCTCAACAGCCAGGAGTTCGGCACCACCCTGGAAACCCTCGCCGACAAGTACGATATCGTGCTGCTGGACAGCTCTCCGGTCATGTCGGCGTCGGACGCCCGCGTAATCGCCGCATCCACCGATGCGACGCTGATCGTCCTGACGGCCCAGTCGGCGCATCGTCGCTCGACCGAGCAAACCCGCGACGCGCTGGAAAGCGTCGGCGCGCGGGTGATCGGCCTGGTGGTTAACGACATCCCGCGCAAGGGTGCCGGCAACTACGGCGGACCGCGCTCGATGCGCACGCTCGTGCCCGGCCTGACCAGCCAGGAGTTCGACGTGCTGCAGGCTCGCAAGTAA